In Vanacampus margaritifer isolate UIUO_Vmar chromosome 18, RoL_Vmar_1.0, whole genome shotgun sequence, a genomic segment contains:
- the aldoab gene encoding aldolase a, fructose-bisphosphate, b, which yields MPHSYPFLTPEQKKELSDIAHRIVAPGKGILAADESTGSVAKRFQSINAENTEENRRLYRQLLFTADERATPCIGGVILFHETMYQKTDGGKVFTQHLKERGMVVGIKVDKGVVPLAGTNGETTTQGLDGLYERCAQYKKDGADFAKWRCVLKITPTTPSHLAIIENANVLARYASICQMHGIVPIVEPEILPDGDHDLKRCQYVTEKVLAAVYKALSDHHVYLEGTLLKPNMVTAGHSCSMKYSNQEIAMATVTALRRTVPPAVPGVTFLSGGQSEEEASVNLNAMNQCPLHRPWALTFSYGRALQASALKAWGGKKENGKACQEEFIKRALANSKACQGKYASSESSAAGGESLFVANHAY from the exons ATGCCTCACTCATACCCTTTCCTCACTCCTGAGCAGAAGAAGGAGCTCAGTGACATCGCTCACAGGATCGTCGCTCCCGGCAAGGGAATCCTCGCCGCCGATGAGTCCACCG GCAGCGTTGCCAAGCGCTTCCAGAGCATCAACGCTGAGAACACTGAGGAGAACAGGAGGCTGTACCGCCAGCTCCTCTTCACCGCCGACGAGCGCGCCACCCCATGCATCGGCGGCGTCATCCTCTTCCACGAGACCATGTACCAGAAGACCGACGGCGGCAAGGTCTTCACCCAGCACCTCAAAGAGAGAGGCATGGTGGTGGGCATCAAGGTGGACAAAGGTGTCGTCCCCCTGGCCGGAACCAACGGCGAGACCACCACTCAGG GTCTCGATGGTCTGTATGAGCGCTGCGCTCAGTACAAGAAGGACGGCGCCGACTTCGCCAAATGGCGTTGCGTGCTGAAGatcacccccaccaccccctcaCATCTGGCCATCATTGAGAACGCCAACGTCCTGGCCCGCTATGCCAGCATCTGCCAGATG CACGGCATCGTGCCCATCGTGGAGCCCGAGATCCTCCCCGATGGCGACCATGACCTGAAGCGCTGCCAGTACGTCACCGAGAAGGTCCTGGCTGCCGTTTACAAGGCTCTGTCCGACCACCACGTCTACCTGGAGGGAACTCTGCTCAAGCCCAACATGGTGACCGCCGGCCACTCCTGCTCCATGAAGTACAGCAACCAGGAGATCGCCATGGCTACCGTTACCGCCCTCCGCCGCACCGTGCCCCCAGCAGTCCCTG GCGTCACCTTCTTGTCCGGCGGTCAGAGTGAGGAGGAGGCCTCGGTCAACCTGAACGCCATGAACCAGTGCCCCCTGCACAGGCCCTGGGCCCTGACCTTCTCGTACGGACGTGCCCTGCAGGCGTCGGCCCTCAAGGCCTGGGGCGGCAAAAAGGAGAACGGAAAGGCGTGCCAGGAGGAGTTCATCAAGAGAGCTCTG GCCAACAGCAAGGCGTGCCAGGGAAAATACGCTTCCTCTGAAAGCAGCGCTGCTGGCGGAGAATCCCTGTTTGTGGCTAACCACGCTTATTAA
- the LOC144038288 gene encoding integrin alpha-M produces the protein MDWLTLTTLFMAAFKTTLCFNIDPVAWKTLKNPAESFGYQIVQRQSDLLVSAPLDQYAPDRRGRIFKCSTESCKALEMSVPSFAVNMSLGLTMTIDPSTRVAMACGPTIPKDCESITMYNGVCLTIDTSDRFGPPLPSSLDECRSQADIVFLLDGSGSVAPADFTKMKTFVINLIDSFLAKDSKFAIVQFSNIATIHNNFKNFNINTWRNDISGIRQIRSGTNTARAIQSVVDNVFVVRAGSRPNVKKILIVITDGESTDKIYLQSAIDEAARKNIVRFAIGVGDAFYSAAAKKELNQIASSPSAKYVFQVESFAALDAIRQTLQDSIFAIEGGSQSSGETLKMEMAQRGFSAAFVPGGMQIAAVGANEWRGGFQTYTRQGSSYFPTNIAPDSYLGYSITVARTRQATLTVVGAPRYQHRGVVMVISQNRLEQTIDPFQWQYQIGEYFGAVVCAMDVNQDAVTDVILISAPMFVEENREGRVYVCNMIGLKVECRFDTPAVLRGVQSPRGRFGTSLAVLPDLNSNGLNEVAVGAPLEDDGQGSVYIFFGERTGISTTFSQRISGSEVKSGLRFFGMSISQSPGDLSRDNLPDFAVGSKGTVILLRSKPIVMVESTLSYTPKQVSTKNADCNNPSNFMAEICFLMVRHSPVQTATARVNYTLTLDATRKVPNNRAYISEKTREKSGAMDLELAVEQCLRVNFVIQPCPEDALNPLYNELRFTFEGLPAANKLSPVLAQQTQTPTIYPLAFEIDCGVDNKCVDNLKLDFNFTRSLEVKVGIDELLNVTVSVENMGENSYNTLVVLTYPAEFSYRKFTTLQGRIECNSLDSEGGLSRGKTDCTIDKPIFRSHSTAVFVVSYGIETNSQRDNRIFITANVTSGNEQHSALSQLYKKKDIGVKYSIFVTMESSLSYINFTYGKNDVQKSVEQSVLVSNNIRAFNVTVVIRVPVKLGQKDIWANLSSLQIPDCQYSNDEIANITDLVGQMQKNKMVDCSVATCRVFKCNRFMGRLEGKRYKISANMSSAWIQQIELEKAKFIFTTTASLEYDKNQYIFFSTSSNNNPPVFKIETEVEVYPQPDFTKEIVGGSLGGLAILVILSAVLYKAGFFKSKYKEMINDADGAETDGPVLDEAAHAE, from the exons ATGGACTGGCTCACTTTGACGACACTTTTCATGGCAG caTTTAAAACCACACTTTGTTTCAATATTGACCCCGTGGCTTGGAAGACCTTAAAGAACCCCGCAGAAAGTTTCGGATACCAGATAGTGCAAAGGCAATCCGa CTTGCTGGTCAGCGCACCCCTCGATCAGTACGCACCAGACAGGAGAGGGAGAATCTTTAAATGCTCCACGGAGTCGTGCAAAGCGCTGGAAATGTCAG TGCCGTCTTTTGCCGTCAACATGTCTCTTGGTTTGACCATGACAATTGATCCGTCCACACGAGTAGCCATG GCGTGCGGTCCGACCATCCCAAAAGACTGTGAAAGCATCACCATGTACAACGGCGTGTGCTTGACAATTGACACTTCTGATCGCTTTGGACCTCCCTTGCCTTCTTCTCTTGATG AGTGCCGAAGTCAAGCAGACATCGTCTTTCTGCTGGATGGCTCGGGGAGTGTGGCCCCTGCCGACTTTACAAAAATGAAGACTTTTGTCATTAATCTCATCGACTCTTTTTTGGCCAAAGATTCCAAG TTTGCCATAGTCCAGTTCTCCAACATTGCCACCATCCATAATAATTTTAAGAACTTCAACATTAACACCTGGAGAAATGACATTTCTGGAATACGGCAGATACGTTCAGGGACCAACACAGCCAGAGCCATCCAAAGTGTTGT GGATAACGTATTTGTGGTAAGAGCAGGTTCCAGGCCCAATGTGAAGAAGATTCTAATAGTGATCACAGATGGAGAATCCACTGACAAAATTTACTTGCAATCAGCAATAGATGAGGCCGCCAGAAAAAATATAGTTCGGTTTGCTATTGGG GTGGGCGATGCATTTTACAGTGCGGCGGCGAAAAAGGAGCTGAACCAGATCGCGTCTTCTCCCTCGGCTAAGTATGTGTTTCAAGTGGAGAGCTTCGCCGCGCTCGATGCAATACGGCAGACGTTGCAGGATAGCATCTTTGCTATTGAAG GCGGCTCTCAATCGAGCGGCGAGACCCTCAAAATGGAGATGGCTCAGCGGGGATTCAGTGCTGCCTTTGTGCCCGGG GGAATGCAGATAGCAGCTGTCGGGGCAAACGAATGGAGAGGAGGCTTCCAGACATACACAAGACAGGGAAGTTCCTATTTTCCAACGAACATTGCTCCTGACAGCTATCTGG GTTATTCCATAACAGTTGCCCGAACGCGCCAAGCGACGTTGACGGTAGTTGGTGCCCCGAGATATCAACACAGGGGAGTTGTGATGGTGATTTCCCAAAACAGGCTTGAACAAACAATAGATCCCTTCCAATGGCAG TATCAGATCGGTGAATATTTCGGTGCGGTGGTCTGCGCCATGGATGTAAATCAGGACGCCGTCACGGATGTCATCCTCATATCTGCCCCCATGTTTGTGGAGGAGAATAGAGAGGGGAGGGTTTATGTTTGCAACATGATTGGCTTG AAAGTTGAGTGTCGGTTTGACACGCCGGCAGTCCTCAGAGGAGTCCAGTCTCCAAGAGGGCGGTTCGGCACTTCGCTTGCTGTACTGCCTGACCTCAACTCCAACGGACTTAACGAAGTGGCGGTCGGGGCGCCGTTGGAGGACGACGGACAAGGCAGCGTCTACATATTCTTTGGCGAGCGGACGGGGATCTCGACTACTTTCTCACAG AGGATTTCTGGCTCCGAAGTCAAGTCGGGACTCAGGTTCTTCGGCATGTCCATCAGCCAGTCCCCAGGGGACCTCAGCAGGGACAATCTACCGGACTTTGCAGTGGGTTCAAAAGGAACAGTCATCTTACTCAG ATCCAAACCCATAGTCATGGTAGAAAGCACGCTGTCCTACACCCCAAAACAAGTCTCGACGAAAAACGCCGACTGTAACAACCCAAGTAACTTTATGGCGGAAATCTGCTTCCTGATGGTCAGACACTCCCCCGTGCAAACAG CGACAGCGAGAGTCAATTACACGTTAACGCTGGACGCCACCCGCAAGGTGCCCAACAACCGAGCCTACATCAGCGAGAAAACCCGAGAGAAGAGCGGCGCCATGGATCTCGAATTAGCGGTGGAGCAATGCCTACGCGTCAACTTCGTCATCCAG CCCTGCCCAGAAGACGCTTTGAACCCGCTTTACAATGAGCTCCGATTCACATTTGAAGGTTTGCCCGCCGCCAATAAGCTGAGCCCGGTTCTGGCCCAACAAACCCAGACGCCCACGATTTATCCG TTGGCCTTTGAGATCGACTGCGGCGTAGACAATAAATGCGTGGATAACCTCAAGCTGGATTTCAACTTTACCAG ATCTTTGGAGGTCAAAGTGGGCATTGATGAGCTCTTGAACGTCACCGTATCGGTGGAGAACATGGGAGAAAACTCCTACAACACCCTTGTTGTTCTCACGTACCCGGCCGAATTCTCCTACCGGAAGTTTACTACCCTGCAG GGACGAATTGAGTGCAACTCTCTGGACAGTGAAGGCGGTTTATCACGGGGAAAGACAGACTGCACCATCGACAAGCCCATTTTCAGGAGTCACTCAACG gCTGTCTTTGTAGTTTCATACGGCATCGAAACCAACAGCCAACGGGACAACAGGATTTTCATCACGGCAAATGTGACAAG CGGGAACGAGCAACACTCGGCTTTGAGCCAActttacaaaaagaaagacattGGTGTGAAATACAGCATTTTCGTTACAATGGAAAG ttctCTTAGCTACATCAATTTCACCTACGGGAAGAATGACGTGCAGAAATCAGTCGAGCAATCCGTTCTG GTTTCCAACAACATCCGAGCCTTTAACGTGACGGTGGTGATCAGGGTGCCAGTGAAGCTCGGCCAAAAGGACATTTGGGCCAATCTGAGCTCTTTGCAG ATTCCAGACTGCCAATACAGCAATGATGAAATCGCTAATATCACCGATTTGGTTGGTCAGatgcaaaaaaataagatgGTG GACTGTTCGGTGGCCACGTGCAGGGTGTTCAAGTGCAATCGGTTTATGGGAAGGCTGGAGGGCAAACGGTACAAAATATCAGCCAATATGAGTTCAGCGTGGATCCAGCAG ATCGAACTCGAAAAGGCCAAGTTCATCTTTACCACCACGGCCAGTCTGGAGTATGACAAGAACCAGTACATCTTCTTTTCAACATCATCTAATAACAACCCTCCTGTCTTCAAG ATTGAAACGGAGGTGGAAGTGTATCCCCAACCGGACTTTACCAAAGAGATCGTCGGAGGATCCTTAGGTGGTCTGGCTATCCTGGTTATACTCTCAGCTGTACTTTATAAG GCTGGATTCTTCAAGAGTAAATACAAGGAGATGATTAATGATGCAGACGGCGCGGAAACAGACGGCCCGGTGCTCGACGAGGCCGCACACGCGGAATGA
- the LOC144038286 gene encoding transmembrane protease serine 9-like yields MSSAHCFSSTNTFGWEVSLGRQNLHGNNPNEVTKTVKTIILHSGFNIFSFDNDIALLRLATPVTFTDYIRPVCLVASSSMFNTGTHSWVTGWGTVQEGVPLPFPAPLQEVNVPVVGNRQCNCLIGVGIVTDNMICAGFLEGEKDACQGDSGGPMVSKQGPIWIQSGIVSFGFGCARPNNPGVYARVGSYQSWINSHISYDKPGFVEFNSFGPDADSIYTCPGLPLPVTEGPATITAPVPGTSSAVCGITPLSTKIVGGVDAQEGSWPWQASLEYLGAHVCGGSLINSEWVMSAAQCFSSTSPLGWSVSLGLQSLEGNHSNKMSRNVTTIILNPGFNIFSLDNDMALLRLSSPVTFTDYIRPVCLASSNSVFNNGTESWVTGWGTIQEGVSLPYPGTLQEVEVPVLGNRQCNCLNGVGLVTNNMMCAGFLEGGKDSCQGDSGGPMVSKQDSIWIQSGIVSFGYGCAQPNLPGVYSRVSRYQSWINSHITSDKPGFVQFNSSGPDADSNYTCPDLPPPVTEEPATTEDPVGSMTSAELCGTPSPKNRIARGDVASEGSWPWQASLRRFGSHVCGGSLITREWVMSAAHCFNSTSTIGWSVFLGRQIFEDVDPNEVTRTVAAILLHPFFDTLIFDNDIALLRLSSAVMFTDYIRPVCLAANSSVFNNGTNSWVTGWGSVQEEVPLPLPKLRQVEVPILGNRQCNCLNSTSLITDNMICAGFLEEGKDTCQGDLGGPLVSHQNSVWIQSGIIRFGFDCAQPNQPGVYIRVSRYQSWISSHISSDRPGFVQFNSSGPDVDSNYTCPPPPPVVVPSAELCGSSPLNTKIVGGEDAQEGSWPWQASVQIFGSHVCGGSLINREWVMSSAHCFPSTSTFGWLVSLGRQNLQGNNPNQVSETVDTIILHPGFNIFSLDNDIALLRLSSPVTFTDYIRPVCLASNSSVFNNGTDSWVTGWGTIQDGVPLPFPGTLQEVEILVLGNRQCGCLTGAGLVTDNMICAGFLDGGKDTCKGNSGSPMVSQQDLIWIQSGIAHFGFGCAQPNNPGVYVRVSRYQSWINSHITSDKPGFVQFNSSGPGADGNYTCPDVPVTEGLATTEDPVPILSSAESCGSPLLNMNIVSGEDAQVGSWPWQASLQVFGTHVCGGSLINREWVMSAAQCFSSTSTFGWSISLGRQNLQGDNPNAVSRTVDAIILHPNFNHSSHHNDVALLRLSSPVTFTDYIRPVCLAANSSVFNNGTDSWVTGWGPVQEGEAVPVPKTLQEVEVPVLGNRQCNCLNGDGPVTDNMICAGVPKGGKYFCQMDSGGPMVSKQDSKWIQSGIVSSGCTLHNQTGVYARVSRYQSWISSHISSDKPGFVQFISSGMDADSNYTCPLPPPEVTPEPEPASATTSTYTPTSSAGAPGSYRSPFLSFFVASTSLYLVCMYHGEACKFLLLLL; encoded by the exons ATGTCTTCTGCCCACTGCTTCTCCAG TACAAATACTTTTGGATGGGAGGTTTCTCTCGGTCGTCAGAACCTGCATGGAAACAACCCAAATGAAGTgaccaaaactgtcaaaacaaTCATTTTGCATTCAGGCTTCAACATTTTCAGTTTCGACAATGACATCGCTCTGCTCAGACTCGCCACACCAGTCACGTTCACAGACTACATCAGACCTGTGTGTCTGGTAGCCAGTAGCAGTATGTTCAACACTGGTACTCATAGCTGGGTCACTGGTTGGGGAACAGTCCAGGAAGGAG TGCCCCTCCCCTTCCCTGCACCGCTACAAGAAGTGAACGTCCCAGTTGTGGGGAATAGACAATGTAACTGTCTAATCGGAGTGGGTATAGTCACAGACAATATGATTTGTGCTGGTTTTCTAGAAGGAGAAAAGGACGCTTGTCAG GGGGACTCAGGAGGTCCAATGGTGAGCAAGCAGGGTCCTATTTGGATCCAGTCCGGAATCGTCAGTTTTGGATTTGGCTGTGCTCGACCAAATAATCCCGGTGTTTACGCAAGAGTGGGCAGCTATCAGTCCTGGATCAACTCCCACATCAGCTATGATAAGCCAGGCTTTGTAGAGTTCAACTCATTTGGGCCTGATGCTGATAGCATCTACACTTGTCCTGGTCTGCCTCTTCCTGTTACTGAAGGTCCAGCTACAATCACAGCTCCGGTGCCCGGCACGTCAAGTGCCGTGTGTGGCATCACACCACTAAGCACAAAGATTGTTGGGGGTGTCGATGCTCAAGAAGGAAGTTGGCCCTGGCAGGCTAGTCTGGAGTATCTGGGTGCTCATGTTTGTGGTGGTTCTCTCATAAACAGCGAGTGGGTCATGTCTGCTGCCCAGTGCTTCTCCAG CACAAGTCCCCTTGGATGGTCGGTTTCTCTCGGTCTTCAGAGCCTAGAGGGAAACCATTCCAACAAAATGTCCAGAAATGTCACCACAATCATTTTAAATCCCGGCTTCAACATTTTCAGCTTGGACAATGACATGGCTCTGCTCAGACTCTCCTCACCAGTCACGTTCACAGACTACATCAGACCTGTGTGTCTTGCATCCAGTAACAGTGTGTTCAACAATGGTACTGAGAGCTGGGTCACTGGTTGGGGAACAATCCAGGAAGGAG TGTCCCTCCCATACCCTGGAACACTACAAGAAGTGGAAGTCCCGGTTTTGGGAAATAGGCAGTGTAACTGCCTGAATGGAGTAGGTTTAGTAACGAACAATATGATGTGTGCTGGTTTTCTAGAAGGAGGGAAAGACTCTTGTCAG GGTGACTCAGGAGGTCCAATGGTGAGTAAGCAGGATTCCATCTGGATCCAGTCCGGAATCGTCAGTTTCGGATACGGCTGTGCTCAGCCCAACCTGCCCGGAGTCTACTCCAGAGTGTCCCGCTACCAGTCCTGGATCAACTCCCATATCACTTCTGATAAACCAGGCTTTGTGCAGTTCAACTCCAGTGGGCCTGATGCCGATAGCAACTACACTTGCCCTGATCTGCCGCCTCCTGTTACTGAAGAACCAGCGACAACCGAAGATCCAGTGGGCAGCATGACAAGTGCTGAAT TGTGTGGAACGCCATCGCCGAAAAACAGGATAGCTCGAGGTGATGTTGCTTCAGAGGGCAGTTGGCCCTGGCAAGCGAGTCTTCGGAGATTTGGTAGCCATGTTTGTGGTGGTTCTCTCATAACCAGAGAGTGGGTCATGTCTGCTGCCCACTGCTTTAACAG CACAAGTACCATCGGGTGGTCGGTTTTTCTTGGTCGTCAGATTTTTGAGGACGTAGACCCAAACGAGGTTACCAGGACTGTTGCCGCAATACTTTTGCACCCGTTCTTCGACACTTTAATCTTCGACAATGACATTGCTTTGCTCAGACTCTCCTCTGCAGTCATGTTCACAGACTACATCAGACCTGTGTGCCTGGCAGCAAATAGCAGCGTGTTCAACAATGGTACTAACAGCTGGGTCACTGGTTGGGGATCAGTCCAGGAAGAAG TGCCCCTCCCCTTGCCTAAACTACGACAAGTGGAAGTCCCAATTCTGGGAAACAGACAGTGTAACTGCTTGAATAGCACAAGTTTGATTACAGATAATATGATATGTGCCGGTTTTCTAGAAGAAGGAAAAGACACTTGTCAG GGTGACTTAGGAGGTCCTCTGGTGAGCCATCAGAATTCTGTATGGATCCAATCGGGAATTATTAGATTTGGCTTTGACTGTGCTCAGCCGAATCAGCCTGGAGTTTACATCAGAGTGTCACGCTACCAGTCCTGGATCAGCTCCCACATCAGCTCTGATAGGCCAGGATTTGTGCAGTTCAACTCAAGTGGGCCTGATGTGGACAGCAACTACACTtgtcctccacctcctcctgttGTTGTACCCAGTGCTGAAT TGTGTGGCAGCTCGCCCCTGAACACAAAGATTGTTGGTGGTGAAGATGCTCAAGAGGGAAGTTGGCCCTGGCAGGCGAGTGTGCAGATTTTTGGTAGCCATGTTTGTGGTGGTTCGCTCATAAACAGAGAGTGGGTGATGTCTTCTGCTCACTGCTTCCCCAG CACAAGTAcctttggttggttggtttctCTCGGTCGTCAGAACCTGCAGGGAAACAACCCAAATCAAGTGTCCGAAACAGTCGACACAATCATTTTGCATCCAGGCTTCAACATTTTCAGCTTGGACAATGACATCGCTCTGCTAAGACTCTCCTCACCAGTCACATTCACAGACTACATCAGACCTGTGTGTCTGGCATCCAACAGCAGTGTGTTCAACAATGGTACTGATAGCTGGGTCACTGGTTGGGGAACGATCCAGGACGGAG tacccCTCCCTTTCCCTGGAACGTTACAAGAAGTAGAAATCCTGGTTCTGGGAAACAGACAGTGTGGCTGTCTAACTGGAGCGGGCTTAGTCACAGACAATATGATCTGCGCTGGTTTTCTAGATGGAGGAAAAGACACTTGTAAG GGAAATTCAGGAAGTCCAATGGTCAGTCAGCAGGATTTGATATGGATCCAGTCTGGAATTGCCCATTTTGGATTTGGCTGTGCTCAGCCAAATAATCCAGGGGTTTATGTAAGAGTGTCCCGCTACCAGTCTTGGATCAACTCCCACATCACTTCTGATAAACCAGGCTTTGTGCAGTTCAACTCCAGTGGGCCTGGTGCTGACGGGAACTACACTTGCCCTGATGTTCCTGTTACTGAAGGACTAGCTACAACTGAAGATCCAGTGCCCATCCTGTCAAGTGCTGAAT CGTGTGGCAGCCCACTTCTCAACATGAACATTGTAAGTGGTGAAGATGCCCAAGTTGGAAGTTGGCCCTGGCAGGCTAGTCTACAGGTTTTTGGTACCCATGTTTGTGGTGGTTCACTCATAAACAGAGAGTGGGTGATGTCTGCTGCCCAATGCTTCTCCAG CACAAGTACCTTTGGATGGTCGATTTCTCTTGGCCGTCAGAACCTGCAGGGTGACAACCCAAACGCAGTGTCCAGAACTGTTGATGCAATCATCCTACATCCAAACTTCAACCATTCCAGCCACCACAATGACGTCGCTCTTCTTCGACTCTCCTCACCAGTCACATTCACGGATTACATCAGACCCGTGTGCCTGGCAGCCAATAGCAGTGTGTTCAACAATGGCACTGATAGCTGGGTCACTGGTTGGGGACCAGTCCAGGAAGGAG AGGCCGTCCCCGTTCCTAAAACACTTCAAGAAGTGGAAGTCCCAGTTCTTGGAAACAGACAGTGCAATTGCCTGAATGGAGATGGCCCAGTCACAGACAATATGATTTGTGCTGGGGTTCCAAAAGGAGGGAAATACTTTTGTCAG ATGGACTCAGGAGGTCCAATGGTAAGCAAGCAGGATTCCAAATGGATCCAATCTGGAATTGTTAGTTCTGGATGCACACTGCATAATCAGACGGGAGTTTATGCAAGAGTGTCTCGTTACCAGTCCTGGATCAGCTCCCACATTAGCTCTGATAAACCGGGCTTTGTGCAGTTCATCTCCAGTGGGATGGATGCCGACAGCAACTACACTTGCCCTTTACCTCCCCCTGAGGTTACTCCTGAGCCAGAACCCGCCTCCGCGACTACAAGTACCTACACACCTACCTCCTCAGCAGGTGCTCCGGGTTCCTATCGATCaccgttcctttctttctttgtggCTTCGACCTCTCTCTACCTGGTGTGCATGTATCACGGAGAAGCTTGTAAGTTTTTATTGCTGCTCTTATAA
- the LOC144038782 gene encoding transmembrane protease serine 9-like translates to MACRKWLNVMMALLSFLTAKSHAQLDVCGRPALNAKIVRGGDAQEGSWPWQASLQSLGIHVCAGTLINNEWVLSAAHCFSGTSTSGWEISLGRQNLQGNNPNEGIRTVGAIILHPDFDMFSFDNDIALLRLSSPVTFTDYVRPVCLAANSSVFNNGTDSWVIGWATVQEGVPLPFPGTLQEVEVPVLGNRQCSCLIGSGLVTDNMICAGFLDGGKDACQGDAGGPMVSEQDSLWIQSGIISFGLGCSQPKNPGVYVRVSRYQSWINSHISWNQPGFVHFNSSGLDADSDYICTGRPPSANEGLAATTDPVPVLSSAEYGMFSVCGIPSRKHKIVGGDVVSEGSWPWQASVQSFGSHVCGGTLINKEWVLSAAHCFTSTRTLGWSVSLGRRNLEGIEPNEVTETIDAIILHPFFDSFTFQNDIALLRLSSVVEFNAYVRPVCLAANSSVFNNGTDSWVTGWGSIQEGVPLPSPKTLQQVEVPVVGNSQCNCLIGVGLVTDNMICAGFLERGKDACQGDSGSPMVSEQDSIWIQSGIVSYGYGCARANNPGVYTRVSHYQSWINSHITSDKPGFVQFNSSGPDADSNYTCPLHADLSSAECGVRYYLSA, encoded by the exons aTGGCGTGCAGGAAATGGCTCAACGTCATGATGGCTCTGCTCAGCTTTTTAACTGCAA AGTCACATGCTCAGCTGGATG TGTGTGGTAGACCGGCACTGAACGCAAAGATTGTTAGGGGTGGAGATGCTCAAGAAGGAAGTTGGCCCTGGCAGGCGAGTTTGCAGAGTTTGGGCATCCATGTTTGTGCTGGGACCCTCATCAACAACGAATGGGTACTGTCTGCTGCCCACTGTTTTTCCGG CACAAGCACCTCTGGGTGGGAAATTTCTCTGGGTCGTCAGAACTTGCAAGGAAACAACCCGAATGAAGGGATCCGAACTGTTGGCGCCATCATTTTGCATCCAGACTTCGACATGTTCAGCTTCGACAATGACATCGCTCTGCTCAGACTCTCCTCGCCGGTGACGTTCACCGACTACGTAAGACCCGTGTGTCTGGCTGCCAATAGCAGTGTGTTCAATAATGGTACTGACAGTTGGGTCATTGGTTGGGCAACAGTCCAGGAAGGAG TGCCCCTCCCTTTCCCTGGAACGTTACAAGAAGTGGAAGTCCCGGTTTTGGGAAACAGACAGTGTAGCTGCCTGATCGGATCGGGTTTAGTCACAGACAATATGATCTGTGCGGGTTTTCTAGACGGAGGGAAAGACGCTTGTCAG GGGGACGCGGGAGGTCCAATGGTGAGCGAGCAGGATTCTCTTTGGATCCAGTCTGGAATCATCAGTTTTGGATTAGGCTGTTCCCAACCCAAAAATCCGGGGGTTTATGTAAGAGTGTCCCGCTACCAATCCTGGATCAACTCCCACATCAGCTGGAATCAACCGGGTTTTGTGCACTTCAACTCCAGTGGGTTGGATGCTGATAGCGACTACATTTGTACTGGTCGACCTCCTTCTGCTAATGAAGGTCTGGCTGCAACCACAGATCCGGTGCCCGTCCTATCGAGTGCTGAAT ACGGCATGTTTTCAGTGTGTGGTATACCATCGCGGAAGCACAAGATAGTTGGAGGAGATGTTGTTTCCGAAGGAAGTTGGCCTTGGCAAGCTAGCGTGCAGAGTTTTGGTAGCCATGTTTGCGGTGGTACTCTCATCAACAAAGAGTGGGTACTGTCTGCTGCCCATTGTTTCACCAG CACAAGAACTCTTGGTTGGTCAGTTTCTCTTGGTCGAAGGAACCTAGAGGGCATCGAACCAAATGAAGTGACCGAGACTATTGACGCAATCATTTTGCATCCATTCTTTGACAGTTTCACTTTTCAGAATGACATTGCGTTGCTCAGACTCTCCTCTGTGGTGGAGTTCAACGCCTACGTCAGACCCGTGTGCCTAGCGGCCAATAGCAGCGTGTTTAACAATGGTACCGATAGCTGGGTCACCGGTTGGGGATCGATCCAGGAAGGCG TTCCTCTCCCCTCCCCTAAAACCTTACAACAAGTGGAAGTCCCAGTTGTGGGAAACAGTCAATGCAACTGCCTAATTGGAGTGGGTTTAGTCACAGACAATATGATCTGTGCTGGTTTTCTAGAAAGAGGGAAAGATGCTTGTCAG GGAGATTCAGGAAGTCCAATGGTGAGTGAGCAGGACTCCATCTGGATCCAGTCTGGAATTGTCAGTTATGGATATGGCTGTGCTCGAGCAAATAATCCAGGGGTTTATACAAGAGTGTCCCACTACCAGTCCTGGATCAACTCCCACATCACCTCGGATAAGCCAGGCTTTGTGCAGTTCAACTCCAGTGGGCCTGATGCTGATAGCAACTACACTTGCCCTCTACATGCTGATCTTTCCAGTGCTGAATGTGGGGTTCGCTATTATCTCAGTGCttag